The window AAACCCTCGCATTATACAGTGATTATCCCATATTTTAATGTTCTGTGATTAACTTCCTCTGATAAGTTTTCTCTGGAGTTTAGCCATCTTTTTTGCTTCTTTAACCTGTTTTTCCAGATTACCATCTTCTACTACTATGGAACCTTGATAACCACAGTTTTCACATTTCCATGTCCCTGAATCTGGAATGAACAACTTATATTTTTTTGAATTACACGCAGGACACGTTCTGGTTTTTACCATTTTACCACATCTACTTTTTTTTGATCAATATCTCTTACAAAACATGATTATTAACCTTATGGTAGTTAATAAGTTAAGGAATCAACCACCAACACAAATTGATTCATCTGATTACATTGTGTCCCATAGGATGAATAATAGTATAGTTCAACGATTACCGCTGGAATTCCACCTCTGATTAATGGAATGGTTACATACTGTGGACTGGTGGAATATGGTGGAGTATAGTAAGATAACCATGATATCTTATTTTTGATCTTCCAGGCAATTGTTTGTGATGTTGTGCCTGAGACTGGACTGAATATGAATTTGTTTTTAGACCAGCTCCCTATGTTGTTATGAACATCTACAGCTAATTTAAATTTATTTTTCTTAATATTTGGCACCACAAGATATTTAGCAAGTAATTGACCATTCATACGTCCTCTTTCGTAGTTACTCGCATATTTAGTCACTGTAACTTGGTAAACATAGTAACAGTAATCCAGAGAGGTATCATATTTTTTGATTGCCCTTAAAAATGCCTGGTGTGTAGTTGATTCTAATGGATGCACCCCGATGATGTAGGCTATTTTAACTGAGGAATCTCTATTTCCAAATGGCCCTATCTTCACAACTTTACCATAACTCGTGCTTCCTAAAGATGTGACAGTTCCCCACCATGGTCCCACACCTACCGAACTTGGCAGAGTATCGTGCTGATCATAATAGTCCATTACTCTGGAGAATGTGTAAACCATGTTATAATATCCGAAGTATTTTCCTAGGTTGCTGTAGGACGAATATTTTGGTGCTTTCCAGTAACGTTCCATGTACCTTTGAACCCTTCCAGCAATGTCTGAATATTTATCTAAATTTATTGACCCACTACTTTGACTGTCAAATGAAGAAGCAGATGAACAGTAATTGTAATAATAAACAGATCCTGCCGCGTTATTATTGATATCGTTCACAGCTGTAGTTAATATCAGTAAGAATGAAGACATTCCCACTTTAACACCGTTAATCGTTACAGAACTGGGAAGTTTATGATTATTATTCACATAGTTCTTCACGTAAGTTGCAGCATCAGCCACCTGGTCAATGGTGAATTTATTCCAAGGAACTACTGCAAAAGTAGTAGGTAATGATCCCGTGCTATTGTAAGTGTTCAGGATTTTGCTGTAGGTGTAAATTAGATTCTGATACCCGAAATAACTTCCCAAACCACTGTAAGAAGAGTAGTTAGGAGCTACTAAGTAGCGATCCATGTATCTCTGCACCCTACCTGCAACAGAAACGTAGGTAGCCAGAGGCATGTTACCCCAATGAATTAACTCTTTAGGTGAGCTAGCAGTTTTATAATTACCAGTGATACTCGTAGCTGTAGTGTCCTTATTATAAATTTTCTGAGTCACAGTAGTTAAAAGTTTAAGAAACGTTGGCATGTTAAGGGTAGTGGTAAACGATTCCCCTCTAAGATTAGTTCCACTAATAAGCACACCACTCGGGAGATCTTGATTAATTTCCACATATTCCTGAACCCAACCAGCAGCCTCAACAGTCTCATCAATAGTGAAAGTTCCAGCAAAATTAACAATAATATTCCAGGGCATCACTTTTATGTTGACAGGTAATGATCCCGTACTATTGTAAGAGTTCAGGATTTTGCTGTAGGTGTAAATGAGATTATGATATCCGAAGTATTTTCCCAGGGTAGAATAAGAGGAATAGTTAGGGGCTTTTAAGTAACGATCCATGTATCTCTGCACTTTACCTGCAACAGAAACATAAGAAACTAAAGATAGAGTACCAGTTTTTTGATTGTCCCTAGGTGAACTGGCAGTTTTATAATTACCAGTGATACTCGTAGCTGTAATGTCCTTATTATAAATTTTCTGAGTCACAGTAGTTAAAAGTTTAAGAAACGTTGGCATGTTAAGGGTAGTGGTAAACGATTCCCCTCTAAGATTAGTTCCACTAATAAGCACACCACTCGGGAGATCTTGATTGGTTTCCACATATTCCTGAACCCAACCAGCAGCCTCAACAGTCTCATCAATAGTGAAACTACCAACAAAATTAACAACATAACTCCACGGCACTACCCTCACACCCGCAGGCAACGAACCCGTACTATTATAAGTGTTCAGGATTTTGCTGTAGGTGTAAATGAGATTATGATATCCGAAGTATTTTCCCAGGGTAGAATAAGAGGAATAGTTAGGGGCTTTTAAGTAGCGATCCATGTATCTCTGCACTTTACCTGCAACAGAAACATAAG is drawn from Methanobacterium petrolearium and contains these coding sequences:
- a CDS encoding pseudomurein-binding repeat-containing protein; protein product: MSVVSATEENNSINTTNNSQTLIEGTSDNQTPTDNQTDPTTDTETKYAAAGSVTFTQDQIIEASSWVQEYIETNQELPAYVTINGIDVNMPSFLELLTTVTQRIYNKDTRNVEYIKCNAPTSPKDNQQIGAISQSTYISIAGRVQRYMDRHFKAPNYSSYSSLGSYFGYQNLIYTYSKILNTYNSTGSLPVNIKVMPWNLIVNFAGSFTIDETVEAAGWVQEYVETNQKLPSGVLISGINLRGESFTTTLNMPTFLKLLTTVTQKIYNKDTTATGITGDYKTASSPRDNQKMGTLSLASYVSVAGKVQRYMDRYFKAPNYSSYSSLGSYFGYQNLIYTYSKILNTYNSTGSLPADVRVVPWSYVVNFAGSFTIDETVEAAGWVQEYVETNQDLPSGVLISGTNLRGESFTTTLNMPTFLKLLTTVTQKIYNKDTTATSITGNYKTASSPRDNQKRGTLSLVSYVSVAGKVQRYMDRYLKAPNYSSYSTLGKYFGYHNLIYTYSKILNTYNSTGSLPAGVRVVPWSYVVNFVGSFTIDETVEAAGWVQEYVETNQDLPSGVLISGTNLRGESFTTTLNMPTFLKLLTTVTQKIYNKDITATSITGNYKTASSPRDNQKTGTLSLVSYVSVAGKVQRYMDRYLKAPNYSSYSTLGKYFGYHNLIYTYSKILNSYNSTGSLPVNIKVMPWNIIVNFAGTFTIDETVEAAGWVQEYVEINQDLPSGVLISGTNLRGESFTTTLNMPTFLKLLTTVTQKIYNKDTTATSITGNYKTASSPKELIHWGNMPLATYVSVAGRVQRYMDRYLVAPNYSSYSGLGSYFGYQNLIYTYSKILNTYNSTGSLPTTFAVVPWNKFTIDQVADAATYVKNYVNNNHKLPSSVTINGVKVGMSSFLLILTTAVNDINNNAAGSVYYYNYCSSASSFDSQSSGSINLDKYSDIAGRVQRYMERYWKAPKYSSYSNLGKYFGYYNMVYTFSRVMDYYDQHDTLPSSVGVGPWWGTVTSLGSTSYGKVVKIGPFGNRDSSVKIAYIIGVHPLESTTHQAFLRAIKKYDTSLDYCYYVYQVTVTKYASNYERGRMNGQLLAKYLVVPNIKKNKFKLAVDVHNNIGSWSKNKFIFSPVSGTTSQTIAWKIKNKISWLSYYTPPYSTSPQYVTIPLIRGGIPAVIVELYYYSSYGTQCNQMNQFVLVVDSLTY